DNA sequence from the Oxalobacteraceae sp. CFBP 8761 genome:
GAGGCGCCGGGATTGCCGAGCGCCCCAGTTTGCCCGCGCGACCGCTGCCCGACGATCCTGGGGATACGTTCCTGCGGGATGCTGCACGGGGCTTCTTGATCACGCCGAGCAGCGGCAGATCGAACGCGCTGACCAGATGCGACGCCGATCGCACGCGCGCGTCCAGCAGTTCCAGGACCAGGACAGCACCCAGGCCAAGAACGGTGCCGACGACGAGCGCCAGGGCAATACTCAGCAACAGACGTGGACCAGATGCATGCAGCGGCGGCGTGGCCGCCGTCAGCACGGCGATATCGGCCTGCTTGGACTCGCCTTCCAGACTGATCAGGTTCAGGCGGGCACTTGCCGACTCGTAAGCGCGGCGCGCATTTTCCACTTCGTTGGTCAACAGGTTGAAGGAATCGCGCGCGCCGTTCAGGGTTTGCACTTTCGCCTTCTGCGCCGCCACTGCGGCGCGTAATTCGCCTTCACGGCGCTGGCTGATGTCGGCGGAAGCGATGACGCTGCCGGACGAGATGCGCATCTGCGCCTGCAAGTTCGAGCGCAGTTTGTCCACTTCCGATTTGGCGGCCATGTATTGAGGATGATTCGGCGACAAACGCTGTGCGGTGTCGGCAAACTTGGCTTCGGCCAGCGACAGGCTGCCTTGAAGATTCTGGATCAACGGATTGTTCATCACGTCGGGCGAATTGCCGGCGTTGTTTTCAACCTGCCGGCGGCGTGAATCTGCATCCATGCTCTGGCTCTGGACCGTGACGAGCTGGTTCGACAGTTCGTTCAGACGTGTCGTCTCAACATCCAGTCGGTTGTCAGCGCTGTAAATGTCGTTGTCCTTCTGGTACTTGGACAGACGCGCCTGTGCCGTTTCATAGCGGTCGCGCAGGGTCTTGATCTGGGACGTAATGTAACCGCTGGCCCGTTGCACCGGATCGGTCTTGAGCTGCACACTGACGTCGAGATACGCGTTCGCAAAGGCATTGGCCACCATCGACACATATTGCGGATCAGTGCCGCGAACGTTGATCGTCAAGACACTGCTCTCGCGTGCTGGCACCACGTCCAGGCTACCTAGCAGCGACTCGGCCAGCCAGTCGCGCAGGGTACCACGCCCGCCAGTCGCCGCCTCGAAATTGGCTTGCACACCGGGGCCGCTGGCCAGTTTGAGATCATCGACGACTTTTAGAGCGACACTCTTGCTTCGGATGATATCGACTTGGGTCGCAATATATCCAGGCATCAGCTGTGCTGGCGCGCTCAGCCCGGTTACCGGATCGACTCCCTTGTAATTGACGACCATCGACACGCCTGCCACGTACTTCTTGGGCTGGATCAGACTGATCACCACGGCGCCAAGAATAGTCATGGCCAGCGTGAGCAGGATGATCTTGTAGCGGGCGCGCAAGGCGAGTAACAACACAGTTGGATTCATGATGGCTTTCAAAACATGCAATGGAGCGCGCGCGGCGCGCTCCGGGACTGAATGACATTGGGCTTAGAACAAACTTTCCTTGACGTACACGACATCGTCAGGCTTCAACAGGTCATCGCCCCTGACATCAATGGTCTGCAGCTTGCCAAATTCGTCGCGGCGCTTGATGCGCAGGCCGCGCTCGGTACCGCGCGGGGTCAGGCCGCCGCCGGCCGACAGCGCCTGCAGAACAGTCATCTGACGCTCAAGGCGCAGCATGCCCGGTCTCTGGACTTCGCCGTAGATGTAGAAGCGCGGCGCACGCTCCACGAAGATCGTGTCGCCACCCTGCACATCCAGATTCGATGCCATATCAGTATTACGGACCAGTTCCGCTGTATCGACCTGCTCCTTGTAAATTTTGCCGTCACGCGTGCGCACCACAGTCACGATGTCGCCACCATCAATGCCGATGCCGCCGGCAAGCGCCAGCAAGTCAAGTACAGTGCGGCGACCTTCGATGGGATAGCGACCGGCGTTCTTGACCTGACCGAGTACCGATACCTGCTGGCTGGTCAGCGCCGTGATCAGGAGGTTGACTTGCGGCTTCTTCACGAAGCCGCCGCGCTCCAGCATGGAGGCAATTTTCGCTTCTGCAGCGGCGCTCGACAATCCACCAACGGCAACTTGCCCCACCAGCGGTACGGTGATGAAGCCCGACTCACTGACACGTGTCTCCACGCCCAGATCAGGATTGCCAAACACGGAAATCTTGACGACGTCGCCGCCGCCGAGCACCATTTCATCGGCACGTGCCGCTCCCATGCTCCACGCCAGAACGACAGCGAACATACCAAGCAAGATTCGTTTCATATTGAGCTCATTTCATTTACAAAAGTGTCGATAGTGCAATTCGGATTGGTGGTTCATGCCAGGTCATGGCGTACAAGCTTGATGCCGCGCTTCCATCCCTGTCATCGGTCAATGAAATTGCAGGACAGCGCTCAGCGAGGCGCCGTTGGCCTTGTAGCTGTTCGTGCCGGCTGCAAGACTACCATTGCGCTGGTCGCGGAATACACTCGCCTTCACCGTGATGTTACGCAGCGGCTTGTAGACAAGTCCCACGGAGGCTGTATCACGGCTGTCGCTAGCCAACGGGGACGCCATCACCTGGGCCGTCCCGGTATAGGGTGTAAATTCGCGCGTTTCGGTCTTCCAATCCACCTCACCATTGATTTTTGCGGAGAATTCCCAGGTCACGAGCGCACTCGCGCCCTTCGTCAATGCGCTGTCGATAAGGGCGCCGTCAATGGCGGTAAATTCACGCCAGCCTTGGGCGACGACTTTCACGCGACTTGCTGGTGACCAGTTGATAACCATGCGTGCATTCGTCCCGCTGTCATCACGATCGAACGCTGATTCTTGCTTGCGTTTCACCCACCCGCCGAGAAACGAGACCTGCGTGCTGCCTGTCGCCATCCACAGCACGTTGATCTTTGCCTCATCCTGGACATAGCCATTGATCAAGGAGCCCACGCCGCCAGCCATCACCGCGTTGGGATAATTTCCTTGCAAACGGCGCAACTGGAACCCGGCTGTACTGCCACTGCGCGCCAGATAGTCCACACCTGCTACCCAGGAATCCTCGACGCGATCACTGGCGCGCTGCGAGGCCAGCTCATAGGAGTTCTCCTCTTTCGAGACCTCACCACGCAACTGCCAGCTCGGATGAAACTGCCATCGACCGTCCGCATAACGCCTCTTGCTGATCCGCAGATTGCGCTGGACGACGTCAAAATCGGCAAACGACGCCAGCTCTTGCCGGTAATAGCCGCCGACATGGCCATCGAAACGTGATGCAACGAACCATTGCCAGTCACCGCGGATGTCTTTGCGGAGATAGTCCAGCTGGCTATTGCGATCAAATTTCACGGACGCGAAGTCTGCAACGCCGCTGAACAACTGACGACTGACAGGACGCTCAAAACGCACGCCACCGCCGGCACTCCGGTAAGTGTCGGAACGCGCACCCGACCGTGCCGATTCATCGTCCGACGCGCGAAACAGGTTATCGTCATGTTGTATACGGGCAGTGACGAACGGCTGCAGAGTGCCCGACACTGCCGGCATGCTGGACAGGGAATAAATCAGCGCTATGCAACCCGCCCCTGTCAGCCTGGAACACAGGCGGCTGACTGGCAGCCGTCGCATTGCTCGCGATGCGACGGACTCAACATGACGTTCGCAGATTCGCAGTAAGTACAAGAAGAATCCAATCCCAAATAATATGTTTCACGCTTCTTCCCGCTCGCTTGCAAAACATGCACGCCGTGCACTTTCAAACAGTGTCCAAAGACTGAATGAGCCCAACGGGCAAACATGTCTTTTTATCAGGATAAGTTGCAATTCTACTACATAACACGACTGACACGTGTTCGTTACGCGCGCTTGGCAACGACGGGTTGGGAGCTCAGTCCGGCCTTGATCGAACCGGCGCGGCCGGGGTCGAGACAGACCTGGCAGAATCACGCGCTCCCCATCCACGGCACATGTCAATACGCCGTCTTGTGGAACCAGACGGAAAATGCCGTCATGACGAGGATCTTCAAATCCAGTGCGAGTGACCAGTGCTCTATATAGTGCAGGTCGTGCTCGACACGGCGCTGCATCTTGTCCAGCGTATCGGTCTCTCCACGAAATCCGTTCACTTGCGCCCAACCTGTGATGCCTGGCTTGACGTTGTGACGCGCGTAGTATTCCGAAATGATTGCGCCGAATTCCAGGTTGTGCTTGATCGCATGGGGCCGCGGACCGACGATCGACATATGCCCGAACAACACATTGAAAAGCTGTGGCAGCTCGTCCAGGCTGCTGCGGCGCAGGAAGCTGCCGACACGCGTGACCCGGCTGTCGAAACGCGTTGCCTGCTTGACTTCCGCGCTGGCGCAGTCGTCGAACTTCATGGAGCGGAACTTCCAGACTTCGAATTCCTGATTGTTGAAACCATGGCGCCGCTGCTTGAATATGACCGGGCCGGGACTGTCGAACTTGATCGCGAGAGCGATGATTGCCAACACGGGGCTGACCAGGGCGAGCAGTATGCTGGAGATCACGAGGTCTTCGATCCGCTTCAGACGGCCCATCTGCTCACCGATGCGGCTGTTGGCGATCGTCAGGACTGGAACGCCTGCCAAGCGTTCCATATTAATGGACGGGAATTGCCAGACGACGTTGTTGGGCACCAGGTCAATCCTGACAGGCACTGTGCGCAGTTTCTTGAGCAACGCTTCGACACGCTCGGTCGCGAGCCAGGGTAGCGCTACCACGACACGGTCAACGGGATTTGTGCGGATGTAATCGAGCATCGTGCATGTCGAACCCAGCATGTGCTGGCGCAGCGATTCCGGAATGCCCCGCTCGACGCGGTCGTCGAACACGCCCAGCACGCGGATGTTCGCGTGGCTGTTTCGCTTGATCGCATTGACAATCAGTTCAGCGCGCTCGTTGGCGCCGACGACGATGATCGACTCGTCGAGCATGTTTGCCAAGCGCGCACGGTAAATCATCCGTGTGAGGATGAGGCGATTTGCAAGCAGCAGCACGAACCAGGCGCAGGCACTGGTTGCTACCCAGACGCGCGAAAACTCCGGCAAGGTACCGGACAGGTAGCCGACGATCATGATCAGCGAAAGACCACCGAAGAAGCCCAGACCCAACTTACTCAGGAGGGCATTGAGTGACAGGATCTCGCGCTCGCGATAGGCCTGCGCGCAGTGCAGCGACACAATGATGACGAGCGTGCTCAGGTAAATAAAGAGGTGGCCAGCCGTCGTCAGTCTGGCATCGAAGCCGAACCGTACGAAGAAGCCGCCAAAGCCGGCGAGCAGCAGGACGGCGATGTCGGCGATCTTAAGCAGATTGATGAAGAACGGCAGCCAGTACCGAGCCGACGATTGCGCACTACTCTTCTTGAGCAGTGACCCAAGTTCGCCAGCGGCATCCAGCGATCGATGTTTATCGTGTTCGCCAACAACGGTAGCAGGGTCGAGGTTTTTCATCGTGACAGATCCAATCATCATGAATTGAATAAGGTGCGCAAATTTCAGCCAGCAGGTATGTCATCTTGCGAGCACCTACTGAGAACGCTTGCGACCACGATAACGGCGCAAAGAGCTGCTTGCGCAGATGCCTCAGCTACCCGATACCGCTCCTTTGCGGCCGCAGAGGCAGGATTTGCGTCCCTATCCAATTGTTTGCTGCAGCGCAGCGAAACGCGTACCACTCAAAAATAAGAAAATGAAACCGACTTCATCAAGGACTAAAGCAAAATAATGTTTGCATCATTTGATGCACATCAATAACATAAATAGACTATATGCTAATTAAGCTTCAAAGTCATTAGTTTTGACGCGACGCAGCAAAATATATAAATTACAACTAGCAACGTAAATTTCCGCTTCGCAAACCATCTTCGTTTCGCGTCCACGTGCTGTTCTTGACAGACGACCTGGATAGTCGATGAAAGCCGTTTACTCGGGGTTTCACATGCAAAGACATGCGCACCAGGTGCCGCTTGCGCCCGGTACCAACTAGGCGCTGACATTACCCCGGCGCTCGGGGACGGTACATACTGCTTACTTTTTATTACTGTTTTCCCGACGCAGCCTGCATGCCCGGATTGGCCGATCAATCGCGAGCCGCTTGATATGGTTACCCCTCCCGGCGACGCCAACCTGTTGTCAGTACAGCGCATACCGTGCAGATTGCTGCACCTGCTGTCGATTAACGGTATAAAGATTGGTATGATGCAAGGTCTTGATACCTTCAGACACCACAGGACCCTCTGATGCCAGTTTCCAACGCCGCGACCGTCACGCGCCCCCTGCCATGACCGCGCACCTGACCCTGGTCGTTGCCATCGACCGGGACAATGGCATCGGTATCGACAACCGCATGCCATGGCACCTGCCGAACGACCTCGCACACTTCAAGCGCGTCACGCTCGGCAAACCGGTGATCATGGGCCGCAAGACGTTCGACTCGATCGGCCGCCCGCTGCCGGGCCGGCGCAATATCGTCATTACGCGCAATGCCGACTGGTCGCATGACGGCGCCGAGCGCGCCCCATCGCTCGATGCCGCCATCGCGCTGCTGGACGGTGCGCCAGCCAGCATCATCGGGGGCGCGCAGATCTTCAATGCCGCAATCGACCAGGCCGACGCCATGATCGTTACGCACATCGATCACCGCTTCACCTGCGACACGTTCTTCCCGCCGATCGACCCTGCCGTGTGGATAGAGACCGCGCGCGAGACGCACCATCAGCCGCAGCGCGACGACGCGCCCGGATTCGATTACGCCTACGTCACTTACCAACGCAGCGCCAGCAAGGGCGCGCCATGAGCAGCGCGCTCCGCCCCCCTGGTTCGCGCGGCGGTGACGGCTTCGCCGGCCGCGTCGCTGTCCTGATCGCGGTGCTGGCCACGATCGGCACGCTGTTTGCCTTTCTCGGCACCTCGTCGCACAACGACGCGAGCCTGTTCAAGACGACGGCTGCAATGGAAAAGACCAGTGCGGCCAACGCCTGGGCCCATTACCAGGCCAAGTCGAGCCGCCAGAATCTGGCCGAACTGGCCGCCACGCTGCCCGGCGTCGATGCTGGCCGCTACACCCAGCAGGCCGAGCGCTATCGCCTCGAGAAAGACGTCATCCGCAAGGAAGCAGAGCGCTGGGAGGCGTCGTCGCGCGACTGGAACCGGCGCTCCGAAGAAGCGCTGCACCGCCAGCGCCAGTGGGCGGCAGCGTCGGTGGCGCAGCAGATCGCAATTTCACTGGCCGCGATCACGCTACTGGCGCGCCGCACGTGGCTGCTGACGCTGACCGGCGCCGTCGCCACCTTCGGCATCACGCTCGGTCTGTTCGCGTTTCTGGAAGGGACTACGACGGCATTGTCGCCCGTGCCGCTGGGCGCGGCGCTGGCTGCCGCGCTGCTGACCGAGGGGGTTAGGCGCGCCGGGCGCCATCTGGACAGCTAGGGTGCGACACTGAACTGCGTGAGTGGTTAATGTAGCAAACAAGCTGGCATCAATGCCGGCAAAAAAACCTGCACCGGAGCCCGCAATTTCTGCGAAAATCCGCTACTCATTTTCTACGGTGCCGTGCGCGGCGGCCCTGCTCCACTTCGGAATGATCCGGGATGGCGCGGCCGCTCCCCACGGCGCTTCGCTTTGGAGCTGTCCATGAAATTTCGTTTCCCCATCGTCATCATCGACGAGGACTTCCGCTCGGAGAACACCTCCGGCCTTGGCATTCGCGCCCTCGCGGCAGCGATGGAACAAGAAGGCATGGAGGTCGTTGGCGTGACCAGCTATGGCGACCTGTCCCAGTTCGCCCAGCAGCAGTCGCGCGCATCGGCATTCGTGCTGTCGATCGATGACGAGGAATTCGGCAGCGGCTCGCTGGAAGACACCGATTCGGCGCTGGTCGGCCTGCGCGCCTTCGTCAAGGAAATCCGCCACAAGAACGCGGACATCCCGATCTATATCTATGGCGAAACCCGCACCAGCCGCCACATCCCGAACGATGTGCTCAAGGAGCTGCACGGCTTCATTCACATGTTCGAAGACACGCCCGAATTCGTCGCGCGTCACATCATCCGCGAAGCCAAGGCGTATCTGGACAGCCTGGCGCCGCCATTCTTCCGCGCGCTGGTGAACTACGCCTACGACGGTTCGTATTCATGGCATTGCCCTGGCCACTCGGGCGGCGTCGCCTTCCTGAAGTCGCCGATCGGCCAGATGTTCCACCAGTTCTTCGGTGAGAACATGCTGCGCGCCGACGTCTGCAACGCGGTCGAGGAACTCGGCCAGCTGCTGGACCACACGGGCCCGATCGCCAAGTCCGAACGCAACGCCGCGCGCATCTATGGCGCCGACCATTGCTACTTCGTGACCAACGGCACCTCGACCTCGAACAAGATGGTCTGGCACTCGACCGTCGCGCCGGGCGACATCGTCGTCGTCGACCGCAACTGCCACAAGTCGATCCTGCACTCGATCATCATGTGCGGCGCGATTCCCGTGTTCCTGATGCCAACCCGGAACAACCTAGGCATCATCGGTCCGATCCCGCTGTCCGAATTCACGCCCGAATCGATTGCCCGCAAGATCGAAGCCAATCCGTTCGCGCGCGAAGCCGTCAACAAGAAGCCGCGCATCCTGACCATCACCCAGTCGACCTACGACGGCGTGGTCTACAACGTCGAGACGCTGCGCGAAATGCTGGACGGTAAAATCGACACGCTGCACTTCGACGAAGCGTGGCTGCCGCACGCGACGTTCCACGACTTCTACAAGAACATGCACGCGATCGGCCAGAACCGTCCGCGCGCGAAAGAGTCGATGATCTTCTCGACCCAGTCGACGCACAAGCTGCTGGCCGGCCTGTCACAGGCTTCGCAAGTGCTGGTGCGCGAATCGCAGTCGGTCAAGCTCGACCAGGACGCCTTCAACGAAGCGTACCTGATGCACACGTCGACCTCGCCGCAGTACTCGATCATCGCTTCGTGCGACGTCGCCGCTGCGATGATGGAAGCGCCAGGCGGCACCGCGCTGGTCGAAGAGTCGATCCTGGAAGCGCTGGACTTCCGCCGCGCGATGAAGAAGGTCGATCAGGACTTCGGCACCGACTGGTGGTTCCAGGTCTGGGGTCCGGACAAGTTCTCGGAAGAAGGCATCGGCACGCAGGACGACTGGATGATCCGCGCCGAAGAATCGTGGCACGGTTTTGGCGACCTGGCCCCGGGCTTCAATATGCTCGACCCGATCAAGGCGACCATCGTCACGCCGGGCCTGAACCTGTCGGGCCAGTTCGGCGAGACCGGCATCCCGGCCTCGATCGTCACCAAGTACCTGGCCGAACACGGCGTCATCATCGAGAAGTGCGGCCTGTACTCGTTCTTCATCATGTTTACGATCGGGATCACCAAGGGCCGCTGGAACACGCTGGTCACGGCGCTGCAGCAGTTCAAGGACGATTACGACCGCAACGCGCAGATGTGGCGTGCGATGCCGCAGTTCGCCGCGGCCAACCCGCGCTACGAAATGCACGGCCTGCGCGACCTGTGCACCGAGATCCACACGTTCTACAAGTCGCACGACGTGGCGCGCCTGACGACCGAGATGTACCTGTCGGACATGATCCCGGCGATGAAGCCGTCGGACGCGTTCGCGCACATGGCACACCGCAAGATCGAGCGCGTGGCAATCGACGAACTCGAAGGCCGCATCACCGCGATCCTGCTGACGCCGTACCCGCCGGGCATCCCGCTGCTGATCCCGGGCGAGCGCTTCAACCGCACGATCGTCGATTACCTGCGCTTTGCACGTGACTTCAACGAGCGCTTCCCGGGCTTCGAGACCGACGTGCACGGCCTGGTCAAGCGTGAAGTCGATGGCAAGCGCGGCTACTTCGTCGACTGCGTGCAGCAGGACGACTGATCCTGAAGGCTGCGCCGTCAGGCCAGCCTGCCAGTCAAGACAACGCCAGCCAATCGGCTGGCGTTGTTGCATCAAGCGTGCGTGTTCAGCGCGGCGCGCACTGCGGCAACGCGGCCCGCGTGGCCAGCAACGCACGGCTGTCGTCCACCGACGGCGTGTTGTCGGTGAATTTGCAGCCGTACTGAGGATCGGCCACGATGGACGGCGTCAGCACGTCGTCACCCTCGGGCTTGACGCCCTTCTGCTCCCATTTGACCATCGCGTCGAACGCGGATGCCTGTTCGGCGATCGTGAAGTCGCAGTGGGCGATCCCGCGGATGGCGCGCTGGACCAGCAGGTTCGACGTGCCCAGCGCATCGGCGCGGCGCTTGTAGATCTGCTCCATCTTGAACGGCACGTACAGGTCGCCCAGCGTGTGGATGGTCACCACCGGCACAGTGATCCGGGCGTTCGTCTTGGGCACCCAGCGCAAGCCGTCGCGGCGCAGCCGGTTCGCACCCGATGTGGCAGGCACGCGGAAGATGCTCGCGTTGTAGGCGACCTCGTCGGCGCTGATGGCAGGGTCGGCATCGAGCTGGAAGAAGATGTCATTGGTCGTCACGACGTCATCGAGAAGGATGCCCTGCATCTTGCCGTCGCGCCCGAACGTGCCCCAGACCGTGGCCTGGTACGCGCTGGCATAGGCATAGTCGAACAGTGGACGCGTGCCGCCACTGAGGCTGGCAACGATCTGCTTCAATCGCAGGCCTTGCGCGGTCGGCACGGCCGGCGCAGTGGGCGTGCTGCCACCCGGGAAGCTGGAGAACATCTTCGCCCGCACCTGCGGGCCAATGCTCGCCCAGTCGGCCGGCGGCCAGCGCGTGGCCGGCATGCCGGCCTCCACCATGGCGGCAGTCTGATAGGCGGCAAAATAATCGTAGAGCTCCGTGTCGCCCAGCACGCCGCACATCGGCACCGCACCGTGGTAGCGGATCTTGTTGATGGCCGTCTCGATGTTTTCCTCATCCACCGCAGCCGCCGTGACATGGCCACCCATCGAATTACCAATGATGTACGTTTTGCTCGGCGCTGCCAGCGTGCGGCCGTTCTTGCCGGCGATGTCACGGAAAGCCAGCGCCAGCGCGTTCGTGTCTTCGACGCCGGCGCGCACGTCGTAGTAGTTCGTGCTGTAGCTCGATGCGGCCCACGCATAGCCCTGGCCGATCAGGTGGCGGCGCAGCGCTGGCGGCGCCACTTCCAGCGACGGGCCCGTGCCGCCATAGCCGTGGGCGTACATGACCAGCATGCCGTTCCAGTTTTTCGGCACTTCGATCTGGTAACCGGCCTTGTTCAGCACGCCCCACCAGCGGTCGGTCTCCGGCGCATTCGCCATGCTGTTAAATGGCAGGTTGCTTTCGATGACCGCATAGGTGCGCCCGTCTTGCGGGCGGAGTGGTTCGGGCTGGATGGCAACCGGCGGCGTGGTCGCCAGCGGCGGTGCGACAGCATCGTCGTCGTCTCCACCACAGGCGGACAGCGCCAGGACGGCGGTGAGTGACGGTACTACCCGCGCGGCAAAGCGGCGGGACGTGCAGGGTGCAAGCTGCGTTTTCATCAACACGGTCTCCATGATTTTAGTTTTGCACAGCGAAACTAAAAATCACTGTGTGATTTATTGTAGATCGAAACAGCGCGCGCAGGCGTGCCCGGAACGCGCAGGGTGCAGACAGATGGGGGATGCGGCTTGGCGGTGACGGGGCGGCAGCGCAGGCCTGACCGGGTGTCAGGCCCGTGGAGTACGGTGCATGTGTGGCCGCCTTGCGGCGGTCAGTCTGCCCCGACCGAATACAGAATGGTGGTGCAGTTGCTCAGGCTTTCGGCAGTGTCACGCCGATCTGGCCCTGGTACTTGCCGTCACGGTCCTTGTACGACGTTTCGCAGACTTCATCGCTTTCGAAGAACAGCACCTGCGCGCAACCTTCGCCCGCGTAGATCTTCGCGGGCAGCGGCGTCGTGTTCGAGAACTCGAGCGTCACGTAGCCTTCCCATTCGGGTTCAAACGGGGTGACATTGACGATGATGCCGCAGCGCGCGTAGGTCGATTTGCCCAGGCAGATCGTCAGCACGTTGCGCGGGATGCGGAAGTATTCGATCGTGCGCGCCAGCGCGAACGAATTCGGCGGGATGATGCAGACGTCGCTCTTGATGTCGACGAACGAGTTCGAGTCGAAGTTCTTCGGGTCGACGATCGTGCTGTTGATGTTGGTGAAGACCTTGAATTCATCGGCGCAGCGGATGTCATAGCCGTACGACGAGGTGCCGAACGAGATGATCCGGCGGCCATCCTGCTCGCGCACCTGCTGCGGCTCGAATGGCTCGATCATGCCAGTGCTTTGCGCCATGCGGCGGATCCAGTTGTCGCTCTTGATAGTCATTTGTGGGTTTCCAGCAGGGAGAAAATCACGCGATTTTACGCGAAAAGGCGCTGGCCGTGAGGCTTTGACAACGATTGATTTGCTACCCTGCCGCCTTGGTGCCGCCAAGCAGACGCTTGATCATCGCGTGGACCAGCCGCGCCGTTTCGGCCGGTTTTTCGAGCGGATACAGATGACCGCCTTCGATCATGGCCAGGTGCTCGCCCACCAGCTTGCGCGTGGAGGCGAGTCCTGCCTGCCGCATCTCTTCAGACATGGTGCCGGCGATGAAGCCGACGGGCACCGGGAACGGCGCGCGGATCACGGCGCCCATGTGGTGCGGCAGGGACTGGTAAATGGCGGATTCGACGTCGCGCCGGAAGCGCAGCGTGACGCCGTCGGGATGCGGCGCCAGGCCATGCTCCATGTAGTCGTCGAGCGCGCCCGGCGCCCAGGCCTGGAAGATCGACTTCGCGTGGAAGTGGCGGAAGGCGGCGTCACGGTCCGGCCAGTGCTCGCGCCGCTTGTACGAAAAGCGCGCCGGCGACAGCCGTGCGCCCCACCCCGCCAGCTTGGCCAGGCGCCAGACCAGCGCGCGCCAGCCGGCCACCACGGGTGAATCGAGCATCACCACACAACGCACCAGATCGGGCCGGCGCCGCGCCGCCATCGTCGACAGCGCGCCGCCCAGCGAATGGCCAACAAGGATCGCCGGCTGGCCGTAGCCTTCGAGGTGCGCGATCAGCTCGTCGGTCAGCGTGTTCCAGCCATCGCCCACCGGGTAGCGCGGATCGTGGCCATGCATGTCCAGCGTGCGCACGTCGTAGTGTTCGGCAAGCTGCGCCAGCAGGCGGTTGTAGGTGCCAGCCGGGTAGCTGTTCCCGTGGGCGAAGTGCA
Encoded proteins:
- a CDS encoding outer membrane beta-barrel protein, giving the protein MSGTLQPFVTARIQHDDNLFRASDDESARSGARSDTYRSAGGGVRFERPVSRQLFSGVADFASVKFDRNSQLDYLRKDIRGDWQWFVASRFDGHVGGYYRQELASFADFDVVQRNLRISKRRYADGRWQFHPSWQLRGEVSKEENSYELASQRASDRVEDSWVAGVDYLARSGSTAGFQLRRLQGNYPNAVMAGGVGSLINGYVQDEAKINVLWMATGSTQVSFLGGWVKRKQESAFDRDDSGTNARMVINWSPASRVKVVAQGWREFTAIDGALIDSALTKGASALVTWEFSAKINGEVDWKTETREFTPYTGTAQVMASPLASDSRDTASVGLVYKPLRNITVKASVFRDQRNGSLAAGTNSYKANGASLSAVLQFH
- the epsF gene encoding chain length determinant protein EpsF, translated to MNPTVLLLALRARYKIILLTLAMTILGAVVISLIQPKKYVAGVSMVVNYKGVDPVTGLSAPAQLMPGYIATQVDIIRSKSVALKVVDDLKLASGPGVQANFEAATGGRGTLRDWLAESLLGSLDVVPARESSVLTINVRGTDPQYVSMVANAFANAYLDVSVQLKTDPVQRASGYITSQIKTLRDRYETAQARLSKYQKDNDIYSADNRLDVETTRLNELSNQLVTVQSQSMDADSRRRQVENNAGNSPDVMNNPLIQNLQGSLSLAEAKFADTAQRLSPNHPQYMAAKSEVDKLRSNLQAQMRISSGSVIASADISQRREGELRAAVAAQKAKVQTLNGARDSFNLLTNEVENARRAYESASARLNLISLEGESKQADIAVLTAATPPLHASGPRLLLSIALALVVGTVLGLGAVLVLELLDARVRSASHLVSAFDLPLLGVIKKPRAASRRNVSPGSSGSGRAGKLGRSAIPAPRPNV
- a CDS encoding dihydrofolate reductase is translated as MTAHLTLVVAIDRDNGIGIDNRMPWHLPNDLAHFKRVTLGKPVIMGRKTFDSIGRPLPGRRNIVITRNADWSHDGAERAPSLDAAIALLDGAPASIIGGAQIFNAAIDQADAMIVTHIDHRFTCDTFFPPIDPAVWIETARETHHQPQRDDAPGFDYAYVTYQRSASKGAP
- a CDS encoding undecaprenyl-phosphate glucose phosphotransferase produces the protein MKNLDPATVVGEHDKHRSLDAAGELGSLLKKSSAQSSARYWLPFFINLLKIADIAVLLLAGFGGFFVRFGFDARLTTAGHLFIYLSTLVIIVSLHCAQAYREREILSLNALLSKLGLGFFGGLSLIMIVGYLSGTLPEFSRVWVATSACAWFVLLLANRLILTRMIYRARLANMLDESIIVVGANERAELIVNAIKRNSHANIRVLGVFDDRVERGIPESLRQHMLGSTCTMLDYIRTNPVDRVVVALPWLATERVEALLKKLRTVPVRIDLVPNNVVWQFPSINMERLAGVPVLTIANSRIGEQMGRLKRIEDLVISSILLALVSPVLAIIALAIKFDSPGPVIFKQRRHGFNNQEFEVWKFRSMKFDDCASAEVKQATRFDSRVTRVGSFLRRSSLDELPQLFNVLFGHMSIVGPRPHAIKHNLEFGAIISEYYARHNVKPGITGWAQVNGFRGETDTLDKMQRRVEHDLHYIEHWSLALDLKILVMTAFSVWFHKTAY
- the epsE gene encoding polysaccharide export protein EpsE, producing the protein MKRILLGMFAVVLAWSMGAARADEMVLGGGDVVKISVFGNPDLGVETRVSESGFITVPLVGQVAVGGLSSAAAEAKIASMLERGGFVKKPQVNLLITALTSQQVSVLGQVKNAGRYPIEGRRTVLDLLALAGGIGIDGGDIVTVVRTRDGKIYKEQVDTAELVRNTDMASNLDVQGGDTIFVERAPRFYIYGEVQRPGMLRLERQMTVLQALSAGGGLTPRGTERGLRIKRRDEFGKLQTIDVRGDDLLKPDDVVYVKESLF
- a CDS encoding DUF4337 domain-containing protein; translation: MSSALRPPGSRGGDGFAGRVAVLIAVLATIGTLFAFLGTSSHNDASLFKTTAAMEKTSAANAWAHYQAKSSRQNLAELAATLPGVDAGRYTQQAERYRLEKDVIRKEAERWEASSRDWNRRSEEALHRQRQWAAASVAQQIAISLAAITLLARRTWLLTLTGAVATFGITLGLFAFLEGTTTALSPVPLGAALAAALLTEGVRRAGRHLDS